From the genome of Methanoregula boonei 6A8:
GAAGTACGCGGATCTCGGCCTTATCCAGCTCATCTGTACCACCCCGGATATGCCGACTCTGTACGCAAAGAATGCCGATCTCCCGGCGCTCTCCCGGATGCTTGAAGTACGGGGGGCAGATATCTGGCTCCCGCCCCCACTGGATGACGACGCAGCCGAGACCTACTACCGGGCGGTAAAGACCGCAATGCTCCTTTCTGACTGGACCGATGAGCTCTCCGAGGAGAAGATCTGCGAGCGGTACGGCGTGGGGCCCGGGGATGTGTTCGGGATGGTCGAGAACATCAACTGGCTGCTCCACGCAACAAGTCAGCTGGCCCGGATGTTTGTCCCGAAATTTTACGGGCAGATCGCGGATTGCGAGATCTGCATGAAGAATGGAATACGGCGCGAACTCCTCCCGCTCGTCCGGCTGCGTGGCATCGGACGCGTCCGTGCCCGGCGGCTCTTCAACAACGGCATTACCTCACCGGAAGAATTATCCCGGCACAAAAAAGAGGATTTGGTGAAGATCCTTGGTTCAGGCATTGCTGAGCAGGTACTGGAACAACTGCATCCAAGCAAAGACACCGGGAAAAAAGAGCCTCCAAGCGGAGATAAGAATACAAATCCAGGCCAGTCGACTCTGTTTCATTTCGGGTGAGCGATGGACGACACGGAAAGTTCCTGCACGATCCGGTATGCGGAAGTAACAGTTACAGAGCCAGATATCCTGCTTGAGGTACTCCGGGCAATTGCCGATCGGGCAGGATCCTGCATTGTCTGCTTTGATGCTGACAAGCTCGCCGGTCAGGTACATGCCAAGGCAGCACTCCGGTTAGCCCGCCGATCCTTGGAGGCCGGGGCGGCAATATCCCACTCCTTCGAGATGGAGGCACTGCTTTATGCTGCCGGAAGCAGGCAGTGCAGCACCGCGGTATCCTTTGGCCTGCACAAAGGTGAAAATCACCTCTATGTCTGCTGCTGCCCGGCTACGGAGGGAATCTGGGATCTACTATCTAATCAATTGCAGTTCCGTGCCGGGCCAAGTGAGGATCTTTCACCGGAGAGAAAGAACCAGCTTATGATTCTCTTTGCGATTTCCCCGGCCGAATGTGCTGCCGCCGGGGAAAACCGTCTCCGGGATCTGGTGCTAGAACGGGTGGCACTTCTCGATGTAAGCAAATGAGGGCTCATCAGTTGTCGAGGCTCATTTTAGGTTAGAAAAGACAAATTACCGGTTCGCGTGGGAGAGGATATGATCGATCTCCGGTAAAATCAGGGTTTTTGTGGCAAGAGTTACTGCAGCAGTTGAACCAGGAATGCAGAAAATGGCCTTTCCCTGAATGGTGCCGGCAACAGCCCTAGAAAGCATTGAGGATGTCCCGATCTCCTCATAACTTTTCATCCGGAACAGCTCGCCAAATCCATCCATCCTCTTTTCCAGAAGTGGAGAGACTGCCTCAATGGTACAATCATCGTGGGTCAGCCCGGTTCCCCCATTGATAATGACACAATTGCAGGTCCGGATCGCCTGGTACAATTCGGTACGAATTGCTTCGATCTTATCCGGTACAACCGCATAATGCCGGATAAGAATCTTTGCTTCTGTAAGAATGGCCTGAATAGACTTTCCACTGGTATCTTTTTCCTGATTCCGGGAGGTAGAGACTGTGATCACCCCTGCAATAACTGTAACGGGTTGGAGGTGTTCCTGTTTCATGGTATGTATTGATTCTTTTGTTGTTTGCTCATTAATTGAAGCA
Proteins encoded in this window:
- the cgi121 gene encoding KEOPS complex subunit Cgi121; translated protein: MDDTESSCTIRYAEVTVTEPDILLEVLRAIADRAGSCIVCFDADKLAGQVHAKAALRLARRSLEAGAAISHSFEMEALLYAAGSRQCSTAVSFGLHKGENHLYVCCCPATEGIWDLLSNQLQFRAGPSEDLSPERKNQLMILFAISPAECAAAGENRLRDLVLERVALLDVSK
- a CDS encoding MogA/MoaB family molybdenum cofactor biosynthesis protein, producing MKQEHLQPVTVIAGVITVSTSRNQEKDTSGKSIQAILTEAKILIRHYAVVPDKIEAIRTELYQAIRTCNCVIINGGTGLTHDDCTIEAVSPLLEKRMDGFGELFRMKSYEEIGTSSMLSRAVAGTIQGKAIFCIPGSTAAVTLATKTLILPEIDHILSHANR